The proteins below are encoded in one region of Aquisphaera giovannonii:
- a CDS encoding HEAT repeat domain-containing protein, translating into MSSPATWLPLAMGVAFLLSPPEARAEGPLATPTNRIIRDLKDGHLDAKVAALQQISRLGSRAVPLLADLIAALGDPEPRVRAAAARILGGLGREAMPAGTALIAGLSDPVLEVRVAAAKSLLRVPADPEQLVPAVLAAIRERPEGLSDLAVEILSRSGPRAVPAAIDLLGDRGTGRVRLGAKVILQLGREAASASTALLEACRGAGRELRLEIAQALEATSPSSLPLIIAALRDRDPKVRGTAARAVAFMSFRGAPAMPALLDALIDPGTCDDPALPDHRMSVNNFEDPEIGFGYHAALVSIGPEAQKALISRLDSPRPGERAAAVRAIGAFGQAAGPAVPKLVGFLARPGLRAQAAEALGRIGYPAHGTVPMLVTSLKMKDPELRFRAAQALGQMGLANTPAAKEAIRGLNAAAKDPEPRIRLAAASSLAQISQSQFAEMIPLLRDPDAKVRRFALMMIANREKHDDSVIADILESMRDHDPRIRRAAAVAVNRDDMGRDRVVAALLDMLRDPDPEARTEAAINLATVDAGQSIWISPDRNYQGQAPSHALAAAPGAGKRLRAALEDPDRRVRVAAAHALTALKREAGENVPALLLRLRTDPSGLVRAAAASALGRYGDAAAPALPALLAALGDPTEDGQNGRLMAYAVAGAIRVIRGDDPGVINERLVGLLEDPRPRVREIASYALLSQTPQPLLELCTRLKDPRTTREYRYTIIRHLAWHHGTFAPAARFPAQKRQDVEGPRRALEAALPVLEAVALDIEADDQLRHNAYQVAASVHPAPEARIRLLLEVFGRSRLGIPEPAILGNTPPAAVGTLIAGLDDPDRAVRTVAAYTAWAPVSSQPPDDDPAAPRNRVIAALTRALDDAEPQVRWAAATALGDLGQSRNPQQPRRIARETIRRLGVMVRDRSARLQPGDWFRSSDAGVPTGAVPTVGNQPGPKLRAVAARALGCLASGGDESVRDLIQALDDEDNLVRWYAVRALGQLGPEGRAAVGPLVAVLGGHKVDTPSRFVADPRYFAAWSLGQIGKDAGSALPALIRALSDPDPSIRNVAAMSIAAVAPGDPAALRELTRAMHDRYDSDLANSARAGLLAMRSQSVPVFLADLDSADLNDRLAAVNCLGALGPTSKAALPRLKKLAEKADFDLKQMATNAIERIESRSLQPAQPEEEDALPADPHG; encoded by the coding sequence ATGTCTTCGCCCGCTACATGGCTGCCGCTCGCGATGGGCGTGGCATTCCTCCTCTCGCCACCTGAGGCAAGGGCGGAGGGGCCGCTCGCCACGCCGACCAACCGAATCATCAGGGACCTGAAAGACGGCCACCTGGACGCGAAGGTCGCGGCCTTGCAGCAGATCAGCCGGCTCGGTTCGCGTGCGGTGCCACTCCTCGCCGACCTGATCGCGGCGCTCGGCGATCCGGAGCCGAGGGTCCGGGCCGCCGCGGCGAGGATCCTGGGCGGCCTCGGCCGCGAGGCCATGCCCGCCGGCACGGCGCTCATCGCCGGGCTCTCCGATCCCGTCCTCGAGGTGAGGGTCGCCGCGGCGAAGTCCCTGTTGCGCGTGCCGGCCGATCCGGAGCAGCTCGTCCCGGCGGTCCTCGCCGCGATCCGGGAGCGGCCCGAGGGGTTATCCGACCTGGCCGTGGAGATTCTCTCGAGATCGGGGCCTCGCGCGGTCCCCGCCGCCATCGACCTGCTGGGCGACCGGGGCACCGGGCGGGTGCGGCTCGGCGCGAAGGTGATCCTGCAGCTCGGCAGGGAGGCTGCATCCGCCTCGACGGCGCTCCTGGAGGCCTGCCGCGGGGCGGGCCGCGAGCTTCGACTGGAGATCGCCCAGGCCCTGGAGGCGACCTCGCCGTCTTCCCTGCCCCTCATCATCGCCGCGCTCCGAGATCGCGACCCGAAGGTCCGCGGCACGGCGGCGCGGGCCGTCGCCTTCATGAGCTTCCGCGGGGCCCCGGCCATGCCCGCGCTCCTCGACGCCCTCATCGATCCGGGGACGTGCGACGACCCTGCGCTCCCGGATCATCGGATGTCCGTCAACAACTTCGAGGATCCGGAGATCGGTTTCGGATACCACGCGGCGCTCGTCTCGATCGGGCCGGAAGCGCAGAAGGCCCTGATCTCCCGCCTGGACAGCCCGCGGCCCGGCGAGCGGGCGGCGGCCGTGCGAGCGATTGGTGCCTTCGGGCAGGCAGCCGGGCCCGCGGTACCGAAGCTGGTGGGATTTCTCGCACGACCGGGCCTGCGAGCCCAGGCCGCGGAGGCTCTGGGCCGCATCGGATACCCGGCCCACGGGACGGTGCCGATGCTCGTCACGTCCCTCAAAATGAAGGATCCCGAGCTGCGATTCCGCGCCGCCCAGGCGCTGGGCCAGATGGGACTTGCCAACACTCCCGCCGCGAAGGAGGCGATCCGAGGTCTCAATGCGGCCGCCAAGGATCCGGAGCCGCGCATCCGGCTGGCGGCGGCCTCCTCGCTCGCTCAGATCTCCCAGTCGCAGTTCGCGGAGATGATCCCGCTCCTCCGCGACCCCGACGCGAAGGTCCGCCGCTTCGCCCTGATGATGATCGCCAACCGCGAGAAGCACGACGACTCCGTCATCGCCGACATCCTGGAGTCCATGCGCGACCACGACCCTCGCATCCGGCGTGCGGCGGCGGTGGCCGTCAATCGCGACGACATGGGCCGCGATCGCGTGGTGGCCGCGCTGCTGGACATGCTAAGAGACCCGGACCCGGAGGCCCGCACGGAGGCGGCCATCAACCTCGCCACGGTCGACGCCGGCCAATCCATCTGGATTTCCCCGGACCGGAACTACCAGGGCCAGGCTCCCTCGCACGCCCTGGCGGCGGCACCGGGGGCCGGGAAGCGGCTGCGGGCCGCACTGGAAGACCCGGATCGCCGCGTCCGAGTGGCGGCGGCCCATGCGCTCACGGCCCTGAAGCGAGAGGCGGGGGAGAATGTCCCGGCGCTCCTGCTCCGCCTGAGGACGGATCCATCCGGCCTGGTCCGCGCCGCCGCGGCCTCGGCCCTCGGCCGATACGGCGACGCCGCGGCCCCCGCCCTGCCCGCCCTGCTGGCGGCCCTCGGCGATCCGACCGAGGACGGGCAGAACGGCCGGTTGATGGCGTACGCCGTGGCCGGGGCGATCCGGGTGATCCGTGGCGACGACCCCGGGGTGATCAACGAGCGTCTCGTCGGGCTGTTGGAGGATCCCCGACCCAGGGTCCGCGAGATCGCCAGCTACGCACTCCTGTCGCAGACGCCGCAGCCGCTGCTGGAGCTCTGCACGAGGCTCAAGGATCCGCGTACGACCCGCGAATATCGGTATACCATCATCCGGCACCTGGCGTGGCACCACGGGACGTTCGCGCCGGCCGCCCGGTTCCCCGCCCAGAAGCGGCAGGACGTCGAGGGGCCGCGCAGGGCCCTCGAGGCCGCACTCCCGGTCCTTGAGGCGGTCGCACTGGACATCGAGGCGGACGACCAGCTCCGCCACAACGCTTACCAGGTCGCCGCGAGCGTCCATCCCGCACCGGAGGCCCGCATCCGCCTGCTCCTGGAGGTGTTCGGTCGAAGTCGGCTCGGGATCCCCGAACCGGCGATCCTCGGCAACACGCCGCCGGCGGCCGTGGGTACGCTCATCGCGGGGCTTGACGATCCCGATCGAGCCGTCCGCACGGTCGCGGCGTACACGGCATGGGCGCCCGTCTCCTCCCAGCCACCCGACGACGATCCGGCCGCGCCGCGGAACCGCGTGATCGCCGCCCTGACCCGAGCGCTCGACGATGCGGAGCCGCAGGTCCGCTGGGCCGCGGCGACCGCCCTGGGAGACCTCGGCCAGTCGAGAAATCCCCAGCAGCCGCGACGAATCGCGCGGGAGACGATCCGGAGGCTGGGGGTGATGGTCCGGGATCGCTCGGCGCGATTGCAGCCCGGCGACTGGTTCAGGAGTTCGGACGCTGGGGTGCCGACCGGAGCCGTGCCAACCGTCGGCAACCAGCCGGGCCCCAAGCTACGGGCGGTCGCCGCGAGGGCCCTCGGCTGCCTCGCCTCCGGCGGGGATGAGAGCGTCCGCGACCTGATCCAGGCTCTGGACGACGAGGACAACCTCGTCCGCTGGTACGCCGTGCGTGCCCTGGGCCAGCTGGGGCCGGAAGGGAGGGCGGCCGTGGGGCCTCTCGTCGCCGTCCTGGGGGGACACAAGGTCGACACGCCGTCGCGCTTCGTCGCCGATCCCCGCTACTTCGCGGCCTGGTCGCTCGGCCAGATCGGCAAGGACGCCGGCAGCGCCTTGCCAGCGCTCATCCGCGCGCTGAGCGACCCGGATCCCTCCATCCGCAACGTCGCGGCGATGTCCATCGCCGCGGTGGCACCGGGCGACCCCGCGGCCCTCCGTGAGCTGACTCGGGCCATGCACGACCGATACGACAGCGATCTGGCCAATTCCGCCCGGGCCGGCCTGCTCGCGATGCGAAGCCAGTCCGTCCCCGTCTTCCTCGCGGATCTGGATTCGGCCGACCTGAACGACCGGCTGGCCGCGGTGAACTGCCTGGGCGCACTGGGCCCCACCTCGAAGGCCGCCTTGCCCCGCCTGAAGAAGCTGGCCGAGAAGGCGGACTTCGACCTGAAGCAGATGGCCACGAATGCCATCGAGCGGATCGAGTCGAGGTCGTTGCAGCCCGCGCAGCCCGAAGAGGAGGACGCCCTCCCCGCGGACCCCCACGGTTGA
- a CDS encoding DUF1501 domain-containing protein: protein MHRGCADFQAGWCTRRALLRAGTAGMAGLGLSSILRAAAAPAGGNSLRPRAKHIILLHQFGGPSHLDTFDMKPDAPSGIRGEFRPIATPTPGMTISEHLPRFATVLDRFAQVRSVHHKMRNHNSATYYSLTGHAPPIDDIRLRDTQELYPAYGSTVARFRPVEDPAVPSFVSFPHVLRDGSVTPGQHASFLGKAFDPFFVSQDPSKANFRLPELTLPSDMGLGRLDDRRGLQKLIDAQTDLLEWSEAAQGVDAFYSRALTMLASPRVRQAFDLSLEPDRLRDDYGRTTYGQSCLLARRLVEAGVRFVSVYYSASIGGARGGWDTHGDNFRQLKDRLLPITDQAVPTLILDLAARGLLDETLVVWMGEFGRSPRVMNTKQFGPDGRDHWPFCYTVLFAGGGTIPGAIHGSSDRIGAYPASDPVTPDDIAATLFWALGIDPSTEFHDTLNRPLPIAAGDPVTRIFA from the coding sequence ATGCATCGGGGATGTGCGGATTTCCAAGCAGGCTGGTGCACGCGCAGGGCGCTGCTGCGTGCGGGCACGGCGGGCATGGCGGGCCTTGGCCTATCCAGCATCCTGCGGGCCGCGGCCGCGCCGGCGGGCGGGAACTCGCTACGGCCTCGCGCGAAGCACATCATCCTCCTGCACCAGTTCGGCGGCCCTTCGCACCTCGACACCTTCGACATGAAGCCGGATGCACCCTCGGGGATCCGCGGCGAGTTCCGGCCGATCGCCACGCCCACGCCGGGGATGACGATCTCCGAGCACCTCCCGCGGTTCGCGACGGTCCTGGACCGCTTCGCGCAGGTCCGCTCCGTGCACCACAAGATGAGGAACCACAACTCGGCGACCTATTACAGCCTCACCGGCCACGCCCCGCCGATCGACGACATCCGCCTGCGGGACACGCAGGAGCTCTACCCGGCCTACGGCAGCACGGTGGCCCGGTTCCGGCCCGTGGAGGACCCGGCCGTCCCCAGCTTCGTCTCCTTCCCGCACGTCCTCCGGGACGGCTCGGTAACGCCCGGCCAGCACGCGAGCTTCCTGGGCAAGGCCTTCGACCCCTTCTTCGTCAGCCAGGACCCGAGCAAGGCCAACTTCAGGCTCCCCGAGCTGACGCTCCCCTCCGACATGGGGCTGGGGCGGCTCGACGACCGCAGGGGCCTCCAGAAGCTCATCGACGCCCAGACCGATCTCCTCGAGTGGTCCGAGGCCGCCCAGGGCGTGGACGCCTTCTACTCGCGGGCGCTCACCATGCTGGCCTCGCCCCGGGTCCGCCAGGCCTTCGACCTGTCGCTCGAGCCCGATCGGCTGCGGGACGACTACGGCCGGACGACCTACGGCCAGAGCTGCCTGCTGGCCCGTCGCCTCGTGGAGGCCGGGGTGCGTTTCGTCTCCGTCTATTACTCCGCGTCCATCGGCGGGGCCAGGGGGGGCTGGGACACGCACGGGGACAACTTCCGGCAGCTCAAGGATCGGCTCCTCCCGATCACGGACCAGGCGGTCCCGACCCTGATCCTGGACCTCGCTGCCAGGGGCCTCCTGGACGAGACGCTCGTCGTCTGGATGGGCGAGTTCGGGCGCTCGCCGCGGGTGATGAACACCAAGCAGTTCGGCCCCGACGGCCGCGACCACTGGCCCTTCTGCTACACGGTCCTCTTCGCCGGCGGGGGCACGATCCCCGGCGCCATTCACGGCTCGAGCGACCGCATCGGCGCCTACCCCGCCAGCGACCCCGTCACGCCCGACGACATCGCCGCGACCCTGTTCTGGGCCCTCGGAATCGACCCCTCGACCGAATTCCACGACACCCTGAATCGTCCCCTACCGATAGCCGCGGGGGATCCCGTGACCCGAATCTTCGCCTGA
- a CDS encoding HEAT repeat domain-containing protein — MSRSPFCIIVLAVLTVVATRGRLAADDAEPSRLAEALSKGDAGARLGTLSQIARFGHLAIPIVPHVARRLSDADPRVRAAAAKLLRQIGPDASAASGALLARLDDPDRRVRVEAARALGRIPAEPSRLTRLVIDAARKDPEGLSDVAVDLLADVGTEVVPTAQALLAEKDTALILLGIKVLQRIGPAAAPAVGSLTEVGRRPERVVREQAAWALARCGPAALAPLTAALRDRDPRVRGVAARGLELMAFRAAEAIPALIDALGDPVPPDDPRPPPVDGFEEDPDFPLPRGCQAALAAIGPPALRVLVARLESNEPRERLPAMEAIGAFGPAGRGAVPALGHLLVKPGTRVEAAATLGRIGFPARAVVPRLIPAAKNRDPMLRRRALLALGQMASGTEPPGEAHRQAMLGALADADARVRLAAVRALNHVSLIPPKELLPLLTDPDSEVRRAAVQALRAGRNEDASMVRQMQDRGDDPDRRVRKAAVVAWLWGPRPELRDMLARLDSVEPEIRGEVASRLAQIEPFELPCFPPYQPTRGDLPASLFSRVNGAGDALRARLQDPNRRVRTGVVYALSALPNEAAVTVPMLIDRLGDPAPLVRLAAATVLGRLGPAARDAVPALLAHVDDVGDGSDLMLTLPRHATSSIAAIRPEEASRAYARLIDLLVDPRPHVRRAAQWAVNSHLRPMMGMLLAVLEDPQAVPSRRRGVARFFAYSDGLLEQDGSTPIRDLRTDRLLPALREIVFDLDEEDDERRQALARVRELTTQPEASTRLVLDAFGRARIRLPDLSSLLNPRRALSLATLDEGLRDPDPAVRTIAAYLVGVPAEQAPGGDERRRVGDDLIALLDDPDPQVRWAAALSISLRNIEPEQAHRAIDRLRAVLRDGTTRLRPGSWYFTIQDLAERLPDEIRIAGRADSPKLRCVAATALYEFWELGEVTSSIPELLAALKDGDPLARLSAVHTLGAFEGKAQPAVAALNGCLAEPGDFMGCPNEEGEPTEEFDGGLIRKWSAWALGEIGEPARSAVPSLIRTMDDPNPVVREAAAEALGKLAPFNVAAPTALTRALHDRFDPRRLEAAVTALAGAGSAGIAVLVGELRSDDPETCVLAANALLQATDEAATVLPALRIAADSEDFALREAADRAIKQLKDEEKPGGPRNDDEDRLKEEPR; from the coding sequence TTGTCACGTTCTCCCTTCTGCATCATCGTTCTCGCGGTGCTCACGGTGGTCGCGACACGGGGGCGGCTCGCGGCCGACGACGCGGAGCCTTCGCGACTCGCCGAGGCGCTCTCGAAGGGCGACGCAGGCGCCCGGCTCGGCACGCTCTCCCAGATAGCACGCTTCGGGCATCTTGCCATCCCAATCGTTCCGCACGTGGCCCGCCGCCTGTCCGACGCGGATCCCCGCGTCCGGGCCGCCGCGGCGAAGCTCCTCCGGCAGATCGGGCCGGATGCGTCGGCTGCCTCGGGTGCATTGCTCGCCAGGCTGGACGATCCGGACCGACGCGTGCGGGTCGAGGCGGCGAGGGCGCTCGGGAGAATCCCCGCCGAGCCGTCTCGGCTCACCCGGCTGGTCATCGATGCAGCGCGGAAGGACCCGGAAGGTCTTTCCGACGTCGCGGTGGACCTCCTCGCCGATGTCGGGACTGAGGTGGTCCCGACGGCCCAGGCGCTGCTCGCCGAGAAGGATACGGCGTTGATCCTGCTCGGGATCAAGGTCCTCCAGCGCATCGGTCCCGCGGCGGCCCCGGCCGTCGGATCGCTGACCGAAGTTGGCCGACGGCCCGAGCGCGTGGTCCGCGAGCAGGCCGCGTGGGCCCTCGCCCGGTGCGGGCCGGCCGCCCTGGCCCCTCTCACGGCAGCCCTCCGCGACCGCGATCCGCGGGTTCGCGGCGTGGCCGCCAGGGGTTTGGAGCTGATGGCCTTCCGCGCGGCCGAGGCGATACCAGCCCTGATCGACGCCCTCGGCGATCCCGTGCCGCCGGACGACCCGAGGCCCCCGCCCGTCGACGGATTCGAGGAGGACCCCGATTTCCCGCTGCCGCGAGGGTGCCAGGCCGCCCTGGCGGCGATTGGGCCGCCCGCGCTCCGGGTCCTGGTGGCGAGACTTGAGTCCAACGAGCCCCGCGAGAGGCTCCCGGCGATGGAAGCCATCGGGGCCTTCGGGCCGGCCGGTCGGGGCGCGGTGCCGGCACTCGGACACCTCCTCGTCAAGCCGGGCACCCGCGTGGAGGCGGCAGCCACGCTGGGACGCATCGGATTCCCGGCGCGGGCCGTCGTGCCGAGGCTCATCCCGGCGGCGAAGAATCGCGATCCCATGCTACGTCGTCGCGCCCTCCTGGCCCTCGGGCAGATGGCGTCTGGCACGGAGCCGCCCGGCGAGGCGCATCGGCAGGCCATGCTCGGCGCCCTGGCCGATGCCGACGCCCGGGTCCGGCTGGCCGCGGTCCGGGCCCTGAACCACGTCAGCCTTATTCCACCGAAGGAACTCCTCCCACTGCTCACGGATCCGGACTCGGAGGTGCGCCGCGCCGCGGTGCAGGCCCTGCGTGCCGGGCGGAACGAGGACGCGTCGATGGTCCGGCAGATGCAGGACCGCGGGGACGATCCCGACCGGCGCGTCCGCAAGGCGGCCGTCGTGGCGTGGCTGTGGGGGCCACGTCCGGAATTGCGGGACATGCTCGCGAGGCTCGACTCCGTCGAGCCCGAGATCCGTGGCGAGGTCGCCTCCAGGCTGGCCCAGATCGAACCGTTTGAACTGCCCTGCTTCCCGCCCTACCAGCCGACACGCGGCGACCTTCCCGCATCGCTCTTCTCCCGGGTCAACGGCGCCGGGGACGCTCTCCGAGCGAGGCTGCAGGACCCCAACCGGCGCGTCCGGACGGGCGTCGTCTACGCCCTGTCCGCCCTGCCGAACGAGGCGGCGGTCACGGTCCCCATGCTCATCGACCGCCTCGGAGACCCGGCGCCGCTCGTTCGCCTGGCCGCCGCCACGGTCCTCGGGCGGCTCGGACCGGCCGCCCGGGACGCCGTGCCGGCCCTCCTGGCCCACGTTGACGATGTGGGGGATGGGTCGGACCTGATGCTCACCCTTCCCCGGCACGCGACCTCTTCGATCGCGGCGATCCGGCCGGAGGAAGCATCGCGGGCGTACGCGCGTCTCATCGACCTGCTCGTCGATCCTCGACCGCATGTCCGCCGCGCGGCTCAGTGGGCCGTGAACTCGCATCTCCGACCGATGATGGGCATGCTCCTCGCCGTCCTGGAAGACCCGCAGGCCGTGCCGTCCCGGCGCCGGGGAGTCGCCCGGTTCTTCGCTTACAGCGACGGCCTGCTCGAGCAGGACGGGAGCACCCCGATCCGGGATCTGCGGACCGACCGGCTCCTGCCCGCGTTGCGCGAGATCGTCTTCGACCTCGACGAGGAGGACGACGAGAGGCGGCAGGCCCTGGCGCGGGTTCGGGAGCTCACGACGCAACCGGAAGCCTCGACCCGCCTCGTCCTCGATGCCTTCGGCCGGGCGCGGATCCGCTTGCCCGATCTGTCGTCTCTGCTGAATCCCAGGCGAGCCCTGTCCCTCGCCACGCTCGACGAAGGGTTGCGGGACCCCGACCCCGCGGTCCGCACGATCGCGGCATATCTCGTCGGCGTCCCCGCCGAGCAGGCCCCGGGGGGTGATGAGCGGCGGCGGGTCGGTGACGACCTGATCGCCCTGCTCGACGATCCCGATCCCCAGGTCCGCTGGGCCGCCGCCCTGTCGATCAGCCTGCGGAACATCGAGCCCGAGCAGGCTCATCGCGCCATCGACAGGTTGCGGGCCGTCCTCCGCGATGGGACGACCCGCCTGAGGCCTGGTTCGTGGTATTTCACGATCCAGGACCTGGCGGAGCGGCTTCCGGACGAGATCCGCATCGCGGGTCGGGCCGACTCGCCGAAACTTCGATGTGTTGCCGCGACGGCCCTCTACGAGTTCTGGGAACTCGGCGAGGTGACATCGTCCATACCCGAGCTCCTGGCCGCCCTGAAGGACGGCGATCCGCTCGCCCGCCTGAGCGCGGTCCACACGCTCGGCGCCTTCGAGGGAAAGGCACAGCCGGCGGTCGCCGCGCTGAACGGCTGCCTCGCCGAGCCCGGAGACTTCATGGGCTGCCCTAATGAAGAGGGTGAACCTACGGAGGAATTCGACGGCGGATTGATCCGGAAATGGTCCGCCTGGGCACTCGGCGAAATCGGCGAGCCTGCCCGCTCCGCCGTGCCCTCCCTCATCCGGACGATGGATGACCCTAATCCGGTGGTCCGCGAGGCCGCGGCCGAGGCCCTCGGCAAGCTCGCTCCCTTTAACGTGGCCGCACCGACCGCCCTCACCCGCGCGCTCCACGACCGATTCGATCCCAGGCGATTGGAGGCTGCGGTGACGGCCCTCGCCGGCGCGGGATCGGCGGGAATCGCCGTCCTCGTCGGGGAGCTCCGTTCGGACGACCCCGAGACGTGCGTCCTCGCCGCGAATGCACTCTTGCAGGCGACCGACGAGGCTGCCACCGTGCTCCCGGCCCTCCGCATCGCGGCCGATTCGGAGGATTTCGCCCTGCGAGAGGCCGCGGACCGGGCCATCAAGCAGCTCAAGGACGAGGAGAAGCCGGGCGGGCCGAGGAATGACGACGAGGACCGTTTGAAGGAGGAGCCTCGCTGA
- a CDS encoding DUF1549 domain-containing protein: MGFLRSATAAAAAMLASVLAGSQASEVAAGRAVSFRNDIVPLLSSAGCNMGACHGNASGKGGFKLSLRGDDPAFDLHALTRESYGRRVSVDEPPSSLIVLKPTGQVPHEGGIRFAASSPEAKALRDWIAAGAADDEVSAPRLKAVHVEPTRAIVTAPGSTVQLRVTADLDDGSVRDVTRQCAFDLSDPTLAEVSPTGLVRASRRGEVAVAVRYLKGRGVSRLAFLPDRPSFAWAGPPPREIVDERVFARLKSLRVNPSPLAPDHVFLRRAYLDTIGRLPEPEETRSFLADEATDKRPRLVESLVARPEFADFWALKWADLLRNEEKTMGDKGVWVFQRWLRDALDADTPLDELAGRIVAGRGSTWANPPASFHRTNRDPQAAAEAVAQVFLGVRLQCARCHNHPFDDWTQDDYYGLAACFSNVRRKEVNNARSDNLDKHEVVGDEIVFARGAAFMLQPRTRERLEPKPPGGPCLGPADGAEALDRLAAWLTKGNRQFARNMANRIWFHLMGRGLVEPVDDFRASNPPSDPELVEALADELTARGMRLKPLVVLIMNSAAYQLDGRPLPGEPDDPSYYSHAAVRLLPAEVLLDAMSQVTGIPDRYKAAPSRLRAVQLPGIGAENPFLKAFGKPERLLTCECERAESTTLAQAFQMINGPALRKKLAHPENRIGRLLARKAPPEGVLEELYLAALCRRPTAAEARAILAHVGAAPAPFDGWQDAAWAVLNSKEFLLRH; the protein is encoded by the coding sequence ATGGGCTTTCTCCGGTCGGCAACGGCCGCCGCGGCCGCCATGCTGGCATCCGTCCTCGCGGGATCCCAGGCGTCGGAGGTGGCCGCCGGGCGGGCGGTCAGCTTCCGGAACGACATCGTCCCCCTGCTCTCGTCGGCCGGCTGCAACATGGGGGCCTGCCACGGGAACGCGAGCGGCAAGGGCGGATTCAAGCTCAGCCTCCGGGGCGACGACCCGGCGTTCGACCTCCACGCGCTGACGCGAGAGTCGTACGGCCGGCGCGTGAGCGTGGACGAGCCCCCGTCGAGCCTGATCGTCCTCAAGCCAACCGGACAGGTCCCCCACGAGGGCGGCATCCGCTTCGCAGCCTCGTCGCCCGAGGCGAAGGCCCTCCGCGACTGGATCGCGGCGGGGGCGGCGGATGACGAGGTCTCGGCCCCGCGCCTGAAGGCGGTGCACGTGGAGCCGACTCGAGCGATCGTGACCGCGCCGGGGAGCACCGTCCAGCTCCGCGTCACCGCCGACCTCGACGACGGCTCGGTGCGCGACGTGACGCGGCAATGCGCCTTCGACCTGAGCGACCCGACGCTGGCGGAGGTCTCGCCGACCGGGCTGGTCCGCGCCAGCCGTCGCGGCGAGGTCGCGGTCGCCGTCCGATACCTCAAGGGCCGGGGGGTCAGCCGGCTGGCCTTCCTGCCGGATCGGCCGTCCTTCGCCTGGGCCGGGCCGCCCCCGCGAGAGATCGTGGATGAGCGCGTCTTCGCGAGGCTGAAGTCGCTGAGGGTCAATCCCTCCCCGCTCGCCCCGGACCACGTCTTCCTCCGGCGGGCCTACCTCGACACGATCGGCCGCCTCCCCGAGCCGGAGGAGACCCGCTCCTTCCTGGCGGACGAGGCGACGGACAAGCGCCCTCGGCTCGTCGAATCGCTCGTCGCCCGGCCGGAGTTCGCCGACTTCTGGGCCCTCAAGTGGGCCGACCTCCTCCGCAACGAGGAGAAGACGATGGGCGACAAGGGGGTCTGGGTCTTCCAGCGCTGGCTCCGCGATGCGCTCGACGCCGACACGCCCCTGGATGAGCTCGCGGGACGGATCGTCGCCGGCCGGGGTTCCACCTGGGCCAACCCGCCCGCGAGCTTCCACCGCACCAACCGCGACCCCCAGGCCGCGGCCGAGGCCGTCGCCCAGGTCTTCCTCGGGGTCCGCCTCCAGTGCGCCCGCTGCCACAACCACCCGTTCGACGATTGGACCCAGGACGACTACTACGGCCTGGCGGCCTGCTTCTCCAACGTCCGGCGCAAGGAGGTCAACAACGCCCGATCGGACAACCTGGACAAGCACGAGGTCGTGGGCGACGAGATCGTCTTCGCGCGCGGAGCGGCCTTCATGCTCCAGCCGCGGACCAGGGAGCGCCTCGAGCCGAAGCCCCCGGGCGGTCCATGCCTCGGCCCGGCCGACGGCGCGGAGGCCCTCGACCGGCTGGCCGCGTGGCTCACGAAGGGGAACCGCCAGTTCGCCCGGAACATGGCGAACCGGATCTGGTTCCACCTGATGGGCCGAGGCCTGGTCGAGCCCGTGGACGACTTCCGCGCGTCCAACCCGCCGTCCGACCCGGAGTTAGTCGAGGCGCTCGCCGACGAACTCACCGCCCGAGGGATGCGGCTGAAGCCGCTCGTGGTCCTGATCATGAACTCCGCCGCGTATCAACTGGACGGCCGCCCCCTGCCCGGCGAGCCGGACGACCCGTCGTACTACTCCCACGCGGCGGTCCGGCTCCTCCCCGCCGAGGTGCTGCTGGACGCGATGAGCCAGGTGACGGGCATCCCCGATCGCTACAAGGCGGCCCCTTCCCGCCTCAGGGCCGTGCAATTGCCGGGCATCGGCGCGGAGAATCCATTCCTCAAGGCCTTCGGCAAGCCCGAACGGCTGCTCACCTGCGAGTGCGAGCGGGCGGAGTCCACGACGCTCGCCCAGGCCTTCCAGATGATCAACGGCCCGGCCCTGCGGAAGAAGCTCGCGCATCCGGAGAACCGCATCGGCCGGCTGCTCGCGAGGAAGGCCCCGCCGGAGGGGGTCCTGGAGGAGCTCTACCTCGCCGCGCTCTGCCGGAGGCCCACGGCGGCGGAGGCCCGCGCGATCCTGGCGCACGTCGGCGCCGCGCCCGCACCATTCGACGGCTGGCAGGATGCAGCCTGGGCCGTCCTCAACAGCAAGGAATTCCTGCTCCGTCATTGA